One Triticum dicoccoides isolate Atlit2015 ecotype Zavitan chromosome 5B, WEW_v2.0, whole genome shotgun sequence genomic window carries:
- the LOC119308825 gene encoding purple acid phosphatase 23-like, whose product MGTMATSTIAAGTLHSRHLHCRILLLLLPYLTIAFLLVDGGGIPTTLDGPFTPATRAFDRSLRQGSEDVPLSDPRLVPRARPPSPEQIALAASADPSSLWVSWVTGRAQVGSHLTPLDPTAIRSEVWYSERPASTDTVGHPHVARGSAEVYSQLYPYPGLLNYTSGVIHHVRLVGLTPSTRYYYRCGDSSLKDGLSDERSFRTLPAPAPDAYPRRVAVVGDLGLTGNSTSTVDHLARNDPSMILMVGDMTYANQYRTTGGRGVPCFSCSFPDAPIRESYQPRWDGWGRFMEPLASRVTMMVTEGNHEIEPQGHGGAVTFASYLARFAVPSEESGSNTKFFYSFNAGGIHFIMLGAYVDYNRTGAQYSWLEKDLQKVDRRVTPWVVASWHTPWYNSYSSHYQEFECMRQEMEGLLYQHGVDIVFSGHVHAYERMNRVFNYTLDPCGPVYITIGDGGNIEKIDIDHADDPGKCPSPGDNQPEFGGVCHLNFTSGPAKGKFCWERQPEWSAFRESSFGHGILEVVNSTYALWTWHRNQDTYGEHSVGDQIYIVREPDKCLLQPRGVISQDWTVPRWDALLQH is encoded by the exons ATGGGCACCATGGCCACCAGCACCATCGCCGCCGGTACCCTCCACAGCCGCCATCTCCATTGCCGCATTCTCCTGCTACTGTTACCATACCTCACAATCGCGTTCCTactcgtcgatggcggcggcattcCGACGACGCTGGACGGCCCGTTCACGCCAGCCACCCGCGCGTTCGACCGCTCGCTGCGGCAGGGCAGCGAGGACGTCCCGCTCTCCGACCCCCGCCTGGTCCCGCGCGCGCGCCCGCCGTCCCCAGAGCAGATCGCGCTCGCCGCCTCGGCCGACCCCTCCTCGCTCTGGGTCTCCTGGGTCACGGGCCGCGCCCAGGTCGGCTCCCACCTCACCCCTCTCGACCCCACCGCCATCCGCAGCGAGGTCTGGTACAGCGAGCGCCCCGCCTCCACCGACACCGTCGGCCACCCGCACGTGGCGAGGGGCTCGGCGGAGGTGTACAGTCAGCTCTACCCGTACCCGGGCCTCCTCAACTACACCTCCGGCGTCATTCACCACGTCCGACTCGTGGGCCTGACGCCGTCCACCCGCTACTACTACCGCTGCGGTGACAGCTCCCTCAAGGACGGCCTCAGCGACGAGCGCTCTTTCCGGACACTGCCCGCGCCGGCGCCGGACGCGTACCCTCGCCGCGTCGCGGTGGTTGGGGACCTTGGGCTCACCGGCAACTCCACCTCCACCGTCGACCACCTCGCCAGGAACGACCCGTCCATGATCTTGATGGTCGGCGACATGACGTATGCCAACCAGTACCGCACCACCGGCGGCAGAGGCGTCCCCTGCTTCTCCTGTTCCTTCCCAGATGCCCCGATTCGGGAGTCCTACCAGCCGCGATGGGACGGCTGGGGAAG ATTCATGGAGCCGCTTGCGTCGAGGGTGACAATGATGGTGACCGAAGGGAACCATGAGATTGAGCCGCAGGGGCACGGCGGAGCAGTGACCTTCGCCTCCTACTTGGCGCGCTTCGCTGTGCCGTCGGAGGAGTCTGGATCCAACACCAAGTTCTTCTACTCATTTAACGCGGGTGGTATTCACTTCATCATGCTTGGTGCCTACGTCGACTACAATCGCACAG GAGCTCAGTACTCGTGGTTAGAGAAGGATCTGCAGAAAGTTGATCGACGAGTCACACCATGGGTTGTCGCTTCTTGGCACACGCCGTGGTATAACAGCTATTCCTCGCACTACCAGGAATTTGAGTGTATGAGGCAAGAAATGGAAGGACTCCTCTATCAACATGGGGTCGACATTGTCTTCTCAGGCCAT GTACACGCATACGAAAGGATGAACCGGGTGTTCAACTACACGTTGGACCCGTGCGGGCCGGTTTACATTACGATCGGGGATGGCGGTAACATTGAGAAAATCGACATTGATCATGCAGATGACCCTGGAAAGTGCCCCTCACCAGGTGACAACCAACCTGAATTTGGTGGAGTCTGCCATTTGAACTTCACTTCTGGTCCTGCCAAGGGGAAGTTTTGCTGGGAACGACAGCCGGAATGGAGCGCATTCAGGGAAAGCAGTTTCGGCCACGGTATTCTAGAG GTTGTGAATTCGACATATGCCTTGTGGACATGGCACCGGAACCAGGATACATACGGAGAACACAGTGTGGGAGATCAGATCTACATAGTACGGGAACCCGATAAGTGCCTATTGCAGCCAAGGGGTGTAATTTCGCAAGACTG GACAGTCCCTCGGTGGGATGCCCTTCTTCAACATTAA